Genomic segment of Candidatus Zixiibacteriota bacterium:
TGCGATACTGTGGGTTCTGTGACAGGGGGAGAGTGCAGGCCGCCGCGGCAATTACGTCACCGGTCAAAATAATGGCGCCATCATGAAGGGGGGTATAAGGGGTAAACAGGGTGGATATCACTTCTGCCGATATCTGGGCATTCAATTCCTTGCCGGTTTCGATGTAATTCCGGAGTCCCACTCCGCGCTCAAACACTATTAATCCGCCGTAGCGCAGCTCCGAGAGGCGAATCACCGCGCGGGTAACCTCTTCCACCGATTTCTGTTCCTCCACCCGAAAAAGATAGCGGATGAAACGGGAGTGTCCCATATGCGCTAAAGCCGAGCGCAGTTCCGGCTGGAAGACAACCACCAGAATGATAAAACCGATGGTAGCCAGGTTGGAGAAAAGCCACGACAGCCCCTCCAGTTGAAACCAG
This window contains:
- the cdaA gene encoding diadenylate cyclase CdaA; this translates as MELFHFGFLTFRLIDLLDIIIVSLIIYQLLALMKGTRAAQMVTGLVLIFVVAFIAFWFQLEGLSWLFSNLATIGFIILVVVFQPELRSALAHMGHSRFIRYLFRVEEQKSVEEVTRAVIRLSELRYGGLIVFERGVGLRNYIETGKELNAQISAEVISTLFTPYTPLHDGAIILTGDVIAAAACTLPLSQNPQYRKLYGMRHKAAIGVTEVSDAVAVVVSEETGAISITFDGQMEQDIDRAEFKQKLAQYIKR